The window GCGCCGCGGCGCCAGATAGGGCAACGCGAACAGATACAGGCCGCTCAGCAGCATCAAGATCAGCGGGAACAGCGCCAGCAGGCCAATCCAGACGGCTTGCTGCTGCAGGACCATCGCGACGATGTTGATGATGACGGCAACCGTAAAGGCGATCGAGAGCCAGCGGTGAAATTGCCTGATCCAGTTGTTCCAGTTCAATGTGACCTCCTGTTGGGTAGATGCAAGTTTGTGTATTGCCGTCATTGCGAGCGAAGCGAAGCAATCCATCGCACCGAATACGCGGATCAATGGATTGCTTCGTCGCTATCGCTCCTCGCAATGACGAGAAAGGGAGAGCGAGAAGATCAATCCTCGCGCACCAGCAGCTGATCGAGATTCTCCAGGAACTGCTTCCACCCGGCATGGGCGCCGCCATAGGCCTGCTTCTGATGCGGCTGGAAGCCGGACTGCTCGACGCGCAGATGGGTGCCCTTCGCTGTCGGCGTCAGCGTGAAGACCACCACGCTCTCGAGATTGTAGGCGGCATCCGCATGCGCGAAATTCCAAGTGTAGGACAGCGTCTTGTGCGGCTCGACGGCAAGCACCTTGCAGTCCAGCACACCGCCCCACTCGCCGCGCAGATTGAAGCTGTGCCCGACCTCGGGCTTGAAGTCGCTCTTCATCAGCCACTCCTCCATCAGATGCGGTTGCGTCAGCGCGCGCCAGAGCTTTTCCGGCGGATGGGAAAATTCACGCTCCACGATTGCGGAGCGCGTTTCAGCGGTGGTCTTGTTCATTGGTCCATCCTTTTGAGAAGATCTTCGAGGTGGTCGAACCGGTTCTGCCAGAAGCCCGCCATCTGGCTGGTCCAGTCGATCAGCGGCGCCAGCGCGCCGAGCTGCGCGCTGTAATGCGTCTGCCTTCCTACATGGCGGTCGCGCACCAGCCCGGCCTGCTTCAGCACGCCGAGATGTTTTGACACCGCCGGCTGCGAGATCTTTGCCCGCGCGGTCAGCGCGCCGACGGTCTGCTCGCCCTCGCGGCACAGGCGCTCGAAGATCGCCCGGCGGGTCGGGTCTGCGAGGGTTCGAAACAGCAGGTCGTGAGCGTCCGGCATCGGATCAATAGCCCGTTGGTTATGGATTAACGTATAACCAGACAGCTATGGATTGGTCAAGCGAGAAGTCGGGGAACGCCGACTGACGATCAAGCTGTAATACCTTCGGTGTGCTTGGCGCGGAATTGGCCGCGCCGACATACCCATAACTGATTGGCTATCCATCAGCCGCTGATTTGCCCGTTCGGGCAACTCAGCAAAACCTGTCAATCCCGCAATAAGAAAATATTCCGCCTGGCGCCTGACCGAACTCATCGCGGGCATGCGGATGTTTGGCTCACAGACCGTTAAACCTGCTTGGTGTCGTCCCTGCGAAAGCAGGGACCCATGACCACCGATCGACATTGTTGAACGAGCCTGGAACGACGGGTCCCTTCACGACATCCGCCGCGGAGGATGGGTCCCTGCTCCCGTGCGCAATTGCGCACTAGGCAGGGACGACGATTGTGGGCGCGGCGGTCGCAAGCGCTCGAATGCACCTCGTTGCGAAGGCACTGCGCATGACCTACACATATCGCGCGGTGCGGTCCTTGTTCACGGAGAACCTTGATGTGCCAGCTCTGCGAAATCACGCCTCCCAACCGAACCTCCCGGCGTGTCTTCCTCGCTGGCGCGGCGTGCACCGCGGTCAGCCTCGCCCTTGCGCCGGCTGTGACGGCCAAAGAGACAAGACCGCCGCCGAAGCCGCAGAACGTGCTGCCGCCGGACGCCGCGCTCGACCGGCTGGTGAAGGGCAACCTGCGTTATGTCGAAGGCATTTCGCGGCGGCATGATTTCAAGCACGAGCGCGAGGCGCTGTCCGGCGGACAGAATCCGTTCGCCGGCATCCTGAGTTGCGCGGACTCCCGCATCGCACCGGAATACGCCTTCGATACCGGTCGCGGCGATCTGTTCGTCTGCCGCGTCGCCGGCAATTTCGCCAGCGACGAGATGATCGCGAGCCTGGAATATGCGCAGTCCGTGCTCGGCGTGCCGCTATTCATGGTGCTCGGTCATGACAGCTGCGGGGCGGTCGACGCCGCGATCAAGTCGCTGAAGGACAACACCACCCTGCCCGGCCATCTGCCCTCGCTGGTCACCGCGATCGCGCCTGCGGTGAAGGCGACCGAGGGCAAGCCGGGCGACCGGCTCGCCAACGCCATCAAGCAAAACGTCATCGACAACGTCGCGAAGCTCAAGACGGCGACGCCGATCCTCAGCGCCGCGGTCGATCAGGGCAAGCTCCGGATCGTCGGCGCGGTCTATCGGCTGACCGACGGCAAGGTCGAGCTGGTCACGGACGCCAAGCGACCGGCGACTTGAACCTCGGCGCCACCTGCGACCACTGAAGCCAAGAACGACATCGCGTGAGCGACATGGAGAAGGCGGATGTGGCGCCGGCGCGGATGGATTGCTGGAGTGCTGCTCCTGGTCGTGGCCTCATTGCCGGCACGCGCCGGCGTCGAGCCCTGCAACACGGCGCAGAAGCGGGTCGAAATGATCGCGTTGCTCCGCCATGCCGCTGAGGACCGGCCGGTCAACATCACCTTCGCAACCCGGACCGATGGCGTGAAGCTGCCCGCCGGCGTGATCGAGCAATATCCCGAGGAGATCACGATCATCCTGCAGCACGAATTCGATCGCCTCATGGTGAAGGATGAAGGCTTCGAGGTCGGCGTCTGGTTCAATCGCAAATATGCCAGGCTGGCCGTGCCGTTCGGCGCGATCAGGAGCCTGTGGGACGGCACGGTTCTGATGTGCACGAACAATCAACTGTAGGAAACAGTGGCGTCCCGGCGCAGAGAGCATGCAAAGTCAGGTGAACGTCGCTTCCACCTTGCCGAGCCCATCGAGCTCCATCACGACTGCGTCGCCCGCCTTCAGCCAGACCGTCTTGACCAGACTGCCGGTCAGCACGATCTGGCCGGCATGCAGGCCACGGCCCTCGGCGGCGAGATGATTGGCGAGCCAGGCGAGCGCGTTGTGGGGATGGCCGAGCACGTCGGCGCCGGTGCCGCGCCCCTCCTCCTTGCCGTTGACGAGCGCGCGTCCGGTGATCTTGCGCAGATCGGGCACGGTGATGCGCTGCACGGCTTCGCCGAGCACGCAGCCGGCGGCGAAGAAGTCGTCGGCGATCAGCGTCGGCGCGCCGAGCGTCTCCCATTTGACATAGCGGTCGTCGACGATCTCGATCGCCGGATGGTAGGCCTCGATCGCTTCCGCGACCCATTCGGCGGTGAACGGCGCTTCGCCGGGCGCGAGACTGCGCGACAGCCGCACCGCGATCTCGCATTCGACCCCGACATGGACGAAGTCGGCCGCCGGCAGCCGCACGCCGCTTTCATGCACGACCTTCTCGAATACGCCGCCGCCGCAGGGGTGCGGGATGTTGATGTATTCCTGCATCACCGCGCTGGTGCAGCCGATCTTGTAGCCGACGAGACTGCCGACCTGCGGCTGCAACAGATCGTGCAGCGCGTATTGCACCTGATAGCCTTCGGCCTCGTCGCGCGGCACGATGTCTTTGGCGAGCGCCTTGAGCGGCGCGCGGCTGCGGCGCGCGCTGGCGATCGCCTTTGCGGCCGCGAGGATCCGTTCCATCTGCGCAGCCTCCCTGATGTTCTCGGCGGCGCGGTGGCGCCTCCGTCTGCTCACTGCAATTCAGCACTCGCCGACGCGTCTGGCAAGCACGCCGGACGGGCAAGGCCGTCAAACCTTGACCAGGCCGAGCCTGATCAGGCTCTCGGCGGTCGCGACGATCATCTCCTCATTGCCGCGCGGACGCCAGCCGAGCAGGTTCTGCGCCTTGGCGCTGGTCGAGCGGCGCACCTTGCCGAGCAGCGGCAGGGCGGCGCGGGCCAACGGGTTGCGCCGCGCGGCGAGCCGCATCATCCAGTCCGGCGCCTGGAACCGGGGCACGCGCCGCGCCTTGCTGCCGAGTTTCCTGCGCAGCAGCCGGGCCACCTGCAGCACCGATATGGTCTCGCCGGCGACCGCGAGGAACCGCTCCCCCCTGGCTTTCGGCGAGGTCATGGCGCGGAGATGCAGGTCGGCGACATCGCGCACGTCGACGAGGCCGAAATGGATCCGAGGCACCGCCGGCATCGCGCCGTCGAGCAGCGCCTTGATGATGCCGATCGACTCGGAGAAGTCGGCACCGAGCGCGGGGCCGAACACCGCGGTCGGATTGACCACGGCAAGCTCGAGGCCGTTGCCTTCGCGCGCGACGAAATCCCAGGCCGCGCGCTCGGCCAGCGTCTTGGATTTCGGATAGGCCTGCACATCGGGGCCGTCGAGATTGGACCAGGTGGTCTCATCGAACGGCTCGGCTTGCGGTGGATGGCCATAGCCGATCGCCGCAAACGACGACGTCACGACGACGCGCTTGACGCTGGCGTCGCGCGCCGCGCGCAACACCCGCAGCGTGCCTTCGCGCGCCGGCACGATCAGCTCGTTCTCGTCCTCCGGCAAATGCGCACCGAGCGGCGATGCGACATGCAGCACGTAATCGCACCCCGCGGCCGCCTCGCGCCAGCCGTCGTCGCGCGTGAGGTCGGCGGTGACGAAGCCGACCTGGTCGGCCGCAAGCGCGCCGCCCTCGCGCAGCATCGCGATCACGTCCTTGCTCCGATCCGGATTGCGCAGCGTGGTTCGCACCGTATGCCCGTCGGCAAGCAGTTGCAGGATGGTATGCACGCCGATGAAACCGGATCCGCCCGTGACCAAAACCGTGCTCATGTCGCTGCCCTCTTCATGGTTCGGCAGATGGGGACACATTGCACCGCCCACCTGCACAGGCCGCATCTGGTCACTATCTGACGTTGGACAAGTAGAATGAAATTCGAGACCGGTATGGAAAACAATACCAGCGAACTATGTGACGGCGGTGAATGCGAGAGCTGCCCGACCGACCCCAATCTGCTGATCGAGTTCAAGCACGCGATCCACGCGCTCGGCGGCAAATGGAAGCTCGAAATCCTGTTCACGCTGATGAATGGCGGTGTGCGGTTCGGCGCGCTGCGCCGCGCGCTGGTGCCGGTCACCCAGCATATGCTGACCGCGCAGCTGCGCGAGCTCGAGCGCGATGGGCTGGTGGCACGCAAGGTGCTCGCCGAAAAGCCGTTGCAGGTCGAATACGAGCTGACGGATTCGGCCTGGGGCCTCACGCCGGCCTTCCGGGAATTGCTGGCGTGGTCGAAGACCTACGGCCCGCGCCGGCACGCGGAGGCAAGCGAGACGACAGTCGGGGCGGCGATCGGCTGAATGACGTCGAGCTGCGACGGCATCGGGGCTCGGCCCCCTCTCCCGCTTGCGGGGGAGGGTTGGGGTGGGGGTTTCTCCACGAGTCGCATCGTGGTGAGAGCCCCCGCCCGGATCGCATCTAACGATGCGATCCGACCTCCCCCGCAAGCGGGAGAGGTGAAGGAAGGCAGTGGAGATATCGGTTCAAGCCATGCCGAGCGCGCGCCGGATTGCGATCTCGACCGGCGAATAGGCACCGTCGTCACGCTCGAGCCGATACGGCTCGGCGGGACTGAGCGACGGTTGCGCCATGAAGCGCGGCCTCGTTCCCCGATGCTTCTGCGCGGCATGCACCAGAAAGGGATGGCACAGATAGACCGTGCCCACTTCACCGGTTGCCAGCGCGAGCTCGCAATCGGCGCCCATTTGCGCGAGGTTCATGCGTGCGCGTCCGGCCTCGCCGGCCGGCGCGAGGTAACGCGCCATCTGAAAATGCGAGCCGGGTCGGCGCGTCGTCATCGCCGACATCGGAGAACAGGAACAGCATCAGCAGCGCCCGGCCGCGCGAGACGATGTTCGCCCGCCAGGCGGAGAAGTCGCTCCGCTCGTGCGGGTCGCAATCGTCGCCGGGAAAGCTGACGTCGATATGCCAGCCAACATCGCCGGGATCGTCCGGATGCGGAAACCGCACCGGGAAGGTCCCGATGTTGTGGCGCGGAGACCAGCGGCCGGGGCCTGCGATCTGGTCGAACGCCCGATACAGCAGCGGCGAGTTGATCGCCTGCCGGAATGGTTCCTCGCCATAGCCAGGCAGCCGCACCACCGGGCGCGTCCAGGTCGAAGGATCATGCTCGCGGCACGGCAGGTCGCGCCACATGATGGCACGTCCCGCATCGGCGAGTTCGCGGGGAAAGGCGTTGTCGATCCGGACAAAGCCCTGTTCGATGAATTGCTCGATTTGCGCGTCGCTGAGCGCACGCGTGTCGTCTCGATCGGTCATGATTGTCTCTCAAACCATCGCCAGCCGTCGATGCTCCGCGAGGCGCGGAGTTTGGCCGGCTCATTCGGTTCACTGGAATCCCGCGAGCCCGAGCTCGCGGAGACGATCAACGCTTCCGTGCGGAAACAAGATCAGCCCAGGAGGAAGACCGATGCGATGTTGAGAGTACGTGTCATCATGGCGGCGCGAACGTACGACCGGTGCGCGCCGGAATCAATCTGTAGCGGTCCACCGCCACTATTCGTCGCGATAGACCTTCTCGCGCTTCTCGTGGCGTTCCTGCGCCTCCACCGACAGCGTCGCGATCGGGCGGGCTTCGAGCCGCTTCAGCGAGATCGGGTCACCGGTCTCTTCGCAATAGCCGTAGGTGTTGTCTTCGATGCGCTGGAGCGCCGCGTCGATCTTGGAGATCAGCTTGCGCTGACGATCACGGGCACGAAGTTCGATCGCGCGGTCGGTTTCCGAGGAAGCTCGGTCCGCGAGGTCGGGGTGATTGACGTTCTCTTCCTGCAACGTCTGCAGCGTGACCTTCGATTCGCGGAGGATCTCATCCTTCCAGGCCAGCAGCTTGGCGCGGAAATAGTCGCGCTGCCGCTCATTCATGAAAGGCTCTTTTTCAGTCGGCCGGTAGTTCTTCAGCTTTTCCAAAGGCAGCCATGTCCCTGTCAGGCGGAGGGAACAGAACCCCTCCGCGCGGCGCCTTATATAGCCACGTCATGTGACAGACAATATCTGCCACCGCGAAAGGCGGGGTGCCCCCAAGGCCTTGCACAGGCAAACTTATCCGTGCTGCCCGGGGGCCGGCTTTTCCCCTCTCCTCGCCCGTCAGTAGCCGACCGTGAAGCGCTGGCGGATATGGGCTGGGCGCTCGATTTCGTCGGCGAGTGCAACTGCGAAGTCCTCGAACGAGATCGAGCTCTTCCCGTCCGCAGCCGTCAAAAGCTGGTCGGTCCCGAGCCGGAACTTGCCGGTCCGCTCGCCTGCCACGAACAGCGCCGAGGGCGACAAAAAGGTCCAGTTCAGGTCCTTTTCCTGGCGCAGCAGGTCGAGGAACTCGGCTCCCTTCGAGGCCTCGGCCTTGTACTGGGCCGGGAAGTTCGGCGTGGTCACCAGGCGGACGCCCGGGGCCACTTCGAGGCTGCCGGCGCCGCCGACCACGAGATAGCGCCCGACGCCGGACGCCTTGGCCGCCCCGATCAGCTTGACCGGGTCGCTGACGGTGAAATGGACGGAACTGATCGCGGCATCGTGGCCGGCCCACAGCGCGGTCAGGGCGCCCTGGTCGTTCACATCCCCCCTCACGGCGGTGACACCAGGCAGGGTTGCGACCTTCTCCGGGTTGCGGGCGATGGCGGTGACGGCATGGCCGCGGCGGGCGAGTTCCGCGGTGAGGCGCGAGCCGGCCTGGCCGGACGCGCCGGCGATGGCGATCTTCATCAAAGTCTCCGATTGATAGTTTCCATTGGTGACTAGATAGCGAAATGAATGTAAGTGTGAAGAAGGCACTCTTGTCTCACCTGATTACGCCGGAGTAACCCGATGAAAGCCGCCAGCCTGAAGCCGGACGCCTATGCCGCCAATTGCCCGACGCGCCAGATCCTCGACCGGGTCGGCGACAAATGGGCGGTGCTGATCCTGCTGCTGCTCCGCAGCGAGCCGATGCGCTTCAACCAGCTCCGCCGCGCCATCGAAGGCATCTCGCAGAAGATGCTGTCGCAGGTGCTCAAAAGCCTGGAGCGCGACGGGCTGCTGCGCCGCCGCGCGATCGCAACGGTTCCGGTCACCGTCGAGTATTCGATCACGCCGCTCGGATCGACGCTCGCCGAGGCGGTCGATCCGCTGCGCGACTGGGCCGAGCAGAATCTGAAGGAAGTGCTGGCTGCACAACGCCGCTACGACGCGCAGCGCAAGGCACTGGCGGCCTGAGGCAGGTTAATTGATCGAGAGGAGCCTAATACTGCCCGGCCTTGGCGAGCTCGACTTCGACGCGCAGCTCGATCTCGCCCAGCACGGCATCGAGGCCGGGATCACCAGAGGATTCCTTCAGGCTCGCCGCGGCATCGCGCAGCCGGTTCACGGTGGAGGAATCGAAATTGCCGGACAGCAGTCCGAGCTTGAGCGCGTCGAGCACATCGAGCGCGCCTTTGCCGCGGGCCACCGAGCGCTTGCGGCGTTCGGTCGGATCTTCGACGCCCTGCAGCGCGAGCAGCGCATCGAGGCTCGTGGCGGCCTTCGGCGCGGCGGTGGAGCGGACCTCCTCCTGCGCGGTCGTCGCATCCGGCAGCGAGAACCCGGTCGACGAGGTGCGCCGCGTGGCGCTGGTGGACGTGCCAAGCGTGGTGCCGTTCGGTCCGTAGATGCGCATCGTCATGATCCCGCAGGCCTGAATGCCACGAGCATCGCCGTTTTATGGTTAACGGTGCGTAAACGACCCGGCAATTTCTGCCGCCGCACGGCAGTTTTGCGCTCCCTGGCGAACTGGAACCGAACGGCAATCCGACAATTTCGATAAATATATCAATACATTGCCACAACAAGACAAAGTGGCACGCGGCTCGCATGGTTAATGGCGGATCGCCGTCATGGGAGTGTCGCGCGATCCGCGAGTTGAAGTTCGAGGGGAGCATTGGATGCCCGGCATCCGCATCGTAAGCTT of the Bradyrhizobium quebecense genome contains:
- a CDS encoding SRPBCC family protein codes for the protein MNKTTAETRSAIVEREFSHPPEKLWRALTQPHLMEEWLMKSDFKPEVGHSFNLRGEWGGVLDCKVLAVEPHKTLSYTWNFAHADAAYNLESVVVFTLTPTAKGTHLRVEQSGFQPHQKQAYGGAHAGWKQFLENLDQLLVRED
- a CDS encoding ArsR/SmtB family transcription factor, which codes for MPDAHDLLFRTLADPTRRAIFERLCREGEQTVGALTARAKISQPAVSKHLGVLKQAGLVRDRHVGRQTHYSAQLGALAPLIDWTSQMAGFWQNRFDHLEDLLKRMDQ
- a CDS encoding carbonic anhydrase, giving the protein MCQLCEITPPNRTSRRVFLAGAACTAVSLALAPAVTAKETRPPPKPQNVLPPDAALDRLVKGNLRYVEGISRRHDFKHEREALSGGQNPFAGILSCADSRIAPEYAFDTGRGDLFVCRVAGNFASDEMIASLEYAQSVLGVPLFMVLGHDSCGAVDAAIKSLKDNTTLPGHLPSLVTAIAPAVKATEGKPGDRLANAIKQNVIDNVAKLKTATPILSAAVDQGKLRIVGAVYRLTDGKVELVTDAKRPAT
- a CDS encoding ClpXP protease specificity-enhancing factor SspB — encoded protein: MLLLVVASLPARAGVEPCNTAQKRVEMIALLRHAAEDRPVNITFATRTDGVKLPAGVIEQYPEEITIILQHEFDRLMVKDEGFEVGVWFNRKYARLAVPFGAIRSLWDGTVLMCTNNQL
- a CDS encoding 2-keto-4-pentenoate hydratase; amino-acid sequence: MERILAAAKAIASARRSRAPLKALAKDIVPRDEAEGYQVQYALHDLLQPQVGSLVGYKIGCTSAVMQEYINIPHPCGGGVFEKVVHESGVRLPAADFVHVGVECEIAVRLSRSLAPGEAPFTAEWVAEAIEAYHPAIEIVDDRYVKWETLGAPTLIADDFFAAGCVLGEAVQRITVPDLRKITGRALVNGKEEGRGTGADVLGHPHNALAWLANHLAAEGRGLHAGQIVLTGSLVKTVWLKAGDAVVMELDGLGKVEATFT
- a CDS encoding SDR family oxidoreductase, which encodes MSTVLVTGGSGFIGVHTILQLLADGHTVRTTLRNPDRSKDVIAMLREGGALAADQVGFVTADLTRDDGWREAAAGCDYVLHVASPLGAHLPEDENELIVPAREGTLRVLRAARDASVKRVVVTSSFAAIGYGHPPQAEPFDETTWSNLDGPDVQAYPKSKTLAERAAWDFVAREGNGLELAVVNPTAVFGPALGADFSESIGIIKALLDGAMPAVPRIHFGLVDVRDVADLHLRAMTSPKARGERFLAVAGETISVLQVARLLRRKLGSKARRVPRFQAPDWMMRLAARRNPLARAALPLLGKVRRSTSAKAQNLLGWRPRGNEEMIVATAESLIRLGLVKV
- a CDS encoding winged helix-turn-helix transcriptional regulator; protein product: MKFETGMENNTSELCDGGECESCPTDPNLLIEFKHAIHALGGKWKLEILFTLMNGGVRFGALRRALVPVTQHMLTAQLRELERDGLVARKVLAEKPLQVEYELTDSAWGLTPAFRELLAWSKTYGPRRHAEASETTVGAAIG
- the dksA gene encoding RNA polymerase-binding protein DksA; translated protein: MNERQRDYFRAKLLAWKDEILRESKVTLQTLQEENVNHPDLADRASSETDRAIELRARDRQRKLISKIDAALQRIEDNTYGYCEETGDPISLKRLEARPIATLSVEAQERHEKREKVYRDE
- a CDS encoding NAD(P)-dependent oxidoreductase, translating into MKIAIAGASGQAGSRLTAELARRGHAVTAIARNPEKVATLPGVTAVRGDVNDQGALTALWAGHDAAISSVHFTVSDPVKLIGAAKASGVGRYLVVGGAGSLEVAPGVRLVTTPNFPAQYKAEASKGAEFLDLLRQEKDLNWTFLSPSALFVAGERTGKFRLGTDQLLTAADGKSSISFEDFAVALADEIERPAHIRQRFTVGY
- a CDS encoding winged helix-turn-helix transcriptional regulator, which produces MKAASLKPDAYAANCPTRQILDRVGDKWAVLILLLLRSEPMRFNQLRRAIEGISQKMLSQVLKSLERDGLLRRRAIATVPVTVEYSITPLGSTLAEAVDPLRDWAEQNLKEVLAAQRRYDAQRKALAA
- a CDS encoding flagellar assembly protein FliX — encoded protein: MRIYGPNGTTLGTSTSATRRTSSTGFSLPDATTAQEEVRSTAAPKAATSLDALLALQGVEDPTERRKRSVARGKGALDVLDALKLGLLSGNFDSSTVNRLRDAAASLKESSGDPGLDAVLGEIELRVEVELAKAGQY